The nucleotide window TCATAGTCGGTGCGTTCGGAAGCTTTCGGACGCAGAATAATCCCGCCGGGAGCCAGCAAGGCTGAAGGAGGCTTGAAGAACAGCAGTGGCTCGGTGGGAACCTCGTTGCCGAGTTCCGCGGCATGCTCGCGATAATTGCGTCCCACGCAGACAATCTTCGAGGGCCGCACGGGCGCCAGGAGGGAAGCCTCTTCCATGGCGATAGGCTCAATCCGCCGGGTGCGCAGGCCTTCTAAATCGCCGCCTGCCTCTTCCGGAGGAGCCAAGAGGATCCTTACAATCGCATCTCGTCCGGCTACGGACTCGATCAAACCATACTGAGCGTGAGTGTTTTGTTGAAAGCGGCAATATTTCATCGAAATCTATCTAAACACGAGTGCCGAGATCGCTGCGAAAATATTCCTGAAAAAATGTCGAAATCCTGTGCTCTCTTCGACTAAGCCTTAGACGGCTAAGGAGGCCCGGCAAATGCAATACCTTTTGCTGATCTATGGAAATGAACAGTCTTTTGGCAAGATGGCCAACCCGGAGCGAGATGCCATCCTGCAGGAGTATGGCGACTTTACCAAGAGCATTGCGCAGAGCGGCCACTACCGTGGAGGCAATGAACTGGCGGAAACAAGCACTGCGACGACCGTCCGGGTCCGAGACAAGAAGCGCTTAGTCACGGATGGGCCGTTCGCGGAGACCAAAGAGCAACTGGGTGGCTACTACCTGGTCGAGGCCAAAGATCTGGATGAAGCCATTGCGTTGGCCGCCCGGATTCCTTCCGCGCGTTGGGGTTCGATTGAGGTCCGGCCCATCATTCCACATGACATGCCCTAGCCCGGTGATCGTGTCTCCGGCTACCCTGTGTGCGGGAAGCCGGATGGACACGAGCGTAGAGCGCATTTACCGCGAGGAGTCAGGGAGGGTTCTGGCGACGCTAATCCGCCTGCTTGGCAGCTTCGACGTGGCGGAAGAAGTGATGCAGGACGCTTTCGCCACTGCGCTCGAACAGTGGCCGCGGCAGGGGATCCCTGACAATCCGCGAGCATGGCTGGTGTCGACGGCCCATCACAAGGCTGTGGACCGCTTTCGCCGGGAAAGTTGTTTTAATTCCAAGCGCGAGGAACTGCAGAAGATTGCGGTACTGGAGCAGCAGCTAGCGGAGTCGGAAGACAACATGTTGCGGCAGCCTGCCGAAGACGGGATTGGCGATGACCGGTTGCGGCTGATCTTTACCTGCTGTCACCCCGCGCTGATGCTGGAGGCCCAGGTGGCTCTCACACTGCGCACGTTGTGCGGTTTGAGCACCGAAGAAATTGCGCGGGCATTTCTGGTCCCGCTCGCCACCATGTCACAGCGACTGGTGCGCGCGAAACAGAAGATTCGTGATGCTCGTATTCCGTATCGAGTTCCGCCTGAGGGTGAACTGGCGGCCCGGCTCGAAGCGGTCATGCTGGTGGTGTATCTCGTCTTCAACGAAGGCTACAGCGCCATCTCAGGAGACGCGGCGGTTCGTCGGGAACTGTGCAGTGAGGCGATTCGATTGGGAAGGCTTATCCGCGAATTACTTCCAGGACAGAGCGAGGCCGGCGCGTTGTTGGCGCTGATGCTGCTGCATCATTCTCGTCGCTCCGCGCGAACGGATGCAAGAGGGGAAGTGGTATTGCTCGAGGAACAGGATCGCAGTCTGTGGAGCCAGCAGGAAATTCGCGAAGGTCTGGGGCTCGTAGAGTCCGCTTTGCGCGGCAGTCCGGCCGGTCCCTACGCCTTGCAGGCCGCCATTGCGGCGATTCATGCGCAGGCAGCGCGCGCGGAAGAAACCGACTGGAAACAGATAGTCTTGCTTTATCAGGCTCTGCTGCGGGTACAGCCCTCGCCGGTTGTGGAATTGAATCATGCGGCGGCTGTGGCTATGGCCATCGGACCCGCCGAGGGCCTGCGTCTGCTCGATGGCCTCGAAGGGAAGCAGGAGCTTCGCGAGTACTATCTGCTGCCCGCGGCCCGCGGGGATTTGCTGCGGCGACTTCGTCAGTGGCCTGAAGCTGCCTTGGCGTACCGCCGGGCTCTCGCGCTTACGAGCAACGAAGCGGCGCGTGCTTTTCTGTCGCGAAGATTGGCGGAGATGGAAGCGCGAGCCTGACGAGCCAGATTCTAGGGGACAGATTCGCTCGCTTCGTCGGAGTGCGCGCTCTCATTGCCGCGTACATCGACTGCCGCTACGGAATAGAGGTATACCTTTCCCGAGGCCACTGCGGGATCGCGATAGGCCGGCGATTTCACCAGGTCGGCATTCAACTTCGCGGGGGAACCGCCGTCCTCGCGGCGATAGATGTTGTAGCCAGCCAGGTCGGCGTCCGTCACCGGACCCCAGATCAAATCGACGAATAGTTTTTGCCCCTCGCCGGAATAGACAGCCTGCACGCCGGAGGGCACCGCGGGAGGGAACACGTCGCGCGCGATGATTCTTACGCTCGGACTATCGTCTCCCTCCACCTGGACGTCGCCACCGTTAACACTCCTGGTGCTCAGCGACGTGATCCGATACAAGTACGTTTTCTCCCATTCGAACGCCGCATCCGGAGGATGTGTCGAAGCCCGCTCTGTGACGGCTGATTCGCCGACGATCGTGTCTTTGCCCGTGTTCTCGTCGCGCCGGTAAATCCTGTAGTGATACTGGACCCCAGCGGGAGCAGTGGTGTCCGCGGTGGCGGTCCAATTGAACGCGACGCCACCGGCGGTCAGCTCTGCGCGAAAATCAGCCGGCGGCGGAAGGGTTGGCATGGCTGGAATCGTGACTCGATTCGAGAAACCGGCGCTTCGGCTATCCCGGTTAAGAACCTCGACGGCATATGTGACATCGCCAGAGGGATTTCCCTGTTGAATCAGACCAGGCAAAGTATCGGTGAACATCTGGGATTGTGTCTGTGTCGAACCCGACGGCTGGGCCGATGGAGATGGAAGCTCTCCGACCGGCGCACCACATTCCTTCACCTCGGCGTCCAGGCTTCGGCAGATCCGCGTGGGCCCAAGTGATCGCACGGTCTGACGGTCAGTAGTGCGGGTAGGCACGCTCCAACTCAGCGTCACCCGATTTCCTTTGCGGACGGCGCGCAGATCGGAGGGAGGCTTGGGCAATTCAAGCGACGGCGGCAAGGGTGGTCCAGTCTGGGCGCAACCGGAGAGCAGGGCGCAGAGAGCCGAAGTTGCGAGCAGTCTTAGAAAGGCAGGAGTCATGCCGAAACTGAAAGGGTATCAGATGATGTTGTCGCGACAGCATCTTGCCGCGGCGACAGACTTATCCCATCAACTCGCGGACGGCTTCGCGGAAGACTTTGCTGTGTTGATCGACGTCCTCGGGCGCGGTGGCGGGGGACATCAGGGCCATGTTATGGAACGGCGTGAGCAGGATGCCGCGATTCATGGCGTACAGATGCATGAAGCGCTCGAGTTCGAAGTCCATCGCGTCGTGGGCTTCGGTTCCGTTCCTTGGTTCGTTCGGACCGAACAGATATTCCGCCCGGCAGCCCAGGCGAGTGACGCTCCAGGGCATCCCGAAATCGTTGATCACTTTCTGCACGCCGGCGGTCCAACGTTCCGCCATGGGCATCATGCGGTCAAAGGCTTCCGGAGTGAGAACTTTTGTCAACGTCGCACGCATGGCGGCGAGTGAAAGCGCGTTGCCGGCGAGTGTGCCGCCGATGCCGCCCGTGTCGCAATCCTCGAGACTGTAATTTTTTGCGATCAGATCGGCCACCTGCTGGGTGAATCCGTAGGCGGCGCCGGGAACGCCTGCGCCAATTGGCTTGCCGAAGACCAGAAAGTCCGGATCAAGGTTCTGGGCGCGAGTGAATCCGCCGGGGCCTGCGCAAATGGTGTGGGTCTCGTCGATGATGAGCAGCGTGCCGTACTTGCGCGTCAGTTCGCGGAGCGCGTGGTGGTATCCGTCGACGGGATGCACGATGCCGACATTGGTCATCGCCGGTTCGGCGAGCACGCAGGCGACGTCGCCATGCGCCAGGGCTTTCTCCAGAGCAGGCACGTCGTTGAATTCCACAACCCTCGTGGTTACCGACAGGTCGACCGGTGGACCAATATTTCCTCGTCGAGACGTGCTCGTGCCGTCGGGATGCAACGTAATAAAGCACTCATCGACCGAACCGTGATAACACCAGTTGAAGACCAGAATCTTGGAGCGTCCGGTGATCTGGCGCGCGAGACGAATTGAAAAACGGTTGGCATCAGTGGCGGTCAGCGCGAATTGCCAGTACGCCAGGCCGAAACGCTTTTGCAATTCTTCCGCGACGAAAACGGCATCTTCGGACGGCAGCATGAGCGTGATGCCGCGCCGGGCCTGCTCTTCGAGGGCCTTCACGGCGGCGTGGGGCGAGTGGCCCGTCATGGCGCCCGTGTCTCCGAGACAGAAATCGATGTAGCGATGGCCGTCCTGGTCGTAGAAGTGAGCACCTTGGGCTTCGCGAACCACCGGAGGAAATGCTCCCGCCCACTTCACCATCCAATTCATGGGAACGCCGGAGAGCAGCGACTTTTTGCCGCGTTCGAAGATGGCTTTGGACTTTGGATTCTCATTGATGAAGCGCGTTTGCTCACGCTGCATCAGGGACTGGAGACGGTTGCGGTCGAAGGTAGCGGCCATATTCATTGCGGAGACTAGCAGAAAAAGAAGGTCTGAGGTAAGAGGTCAGATTGCAGAAGTGAAGCTGCGAGCGATTAACTGCGGGCTACGAGCAACCGCTTTGCTTCTGGCGCGTAGCTCGCGGCTCGTAGCATTTCACCTTTGCAATCTGACCTCTCACCTCTGACCTTCCTACAGGATGTAGCGCGACAGATCCTGATCCTTGACGATCTCGCTCAGCATTTTCTGTACGTACGCCGCGTCGATGGTGAACGTCTGGCCCTTCTTCTCAGGAGCCTCGAAGCTGATTTCGTCGAGCACGCGCTCCATGATGGTATGCAGACGGCGCGCGCCGATGTTCTCTGTGCCTTCGTTTACGCGGAATGCGAAGCGCGCGATTTCGTCGAGCGCGTCGGGAGTGAATTCGAGCTTCACGCCTTCGGTTTCGAGCAGTGCCGTGTATTGCTTGGTCAGCGACGACTTTGGCTCTGTCAGAATGCGAATAAAGTCTTCCATCGTCAGCGACTGCAATTCCACCCGGATCGGAAAACGGCCCTGCAACTCTGGAATCAAGTCGCTGGGCTTGGAAACGTGGAATGCCCCCGCGGCGACGAAAAGAATGTGATCCGTGCGCACCATCCCGTAACGTGTGTTGACGGTCGTACCTTCGACGATGGGCAGGATGTCGCGCTGCACTCCTTCACGGGAAACATCTGGACCGTGGCCGCTTTCGCGTCCGGCGATCTTGTCGATTTCGTCGAGGAAGATGATGCCGGAGTTTTCCACGCGGTCGATGGCAGTGCGCGTGACCTGCTCCATGTCAATCAGGCGCTGCTCTTCTTCCTGGATCAGATACTCGAACGCCTCGTTGACCTTCATCTTCCGCTTCTTGGTGCGCTGGCCGAAGATGTTGGGCAGCATGTCCTTGAGGTTGACGTCCATCTCCTCGACGCCCTGGTTGGAGATGATTTCGAACGACGGAAAATTGCGCTCGCGCGTTTCGATTTCGACTTGGCGGTCGTCGAGCTTGCCTTCGCGCAATTGCTGACGCAATTTTTCGCGTGTGCGCGAGTGGGATTCGCCAGACGGTGTGTTTCCTTCCAGGACAAAGCCGGGTTGCGGAGTCTCCGCTGGGCGCGGCGTGGTCGGAGGCAGCAGAAGGTCGAGCAGTCGTTCCTCCGCGTTCAGTTCCGCTTTGTCGGCAACGTCTTCGAGCTTCTCTTCGCGGATCATCTCGATCGCGATCTCGACCAGGTCGCGGATCATCGATTCCACATCGCGTCCCACATAACCGACTTCCGTGAACTTCGAAGCTTCAACTTTCAGAAACGGCGAGTTGGCGAGCTTGGCCAGACGGCGCGCAATCTCGGTTTTGCCCACGCCGGTGGGGCCGATCATGATGATGTTTTTGGGAATGACTTCTTCGGCCAACTCAGGCGTCAGTTTCTGCCGGCGCATGCGATTGCGCAGGGCGATGGCGACGGCGCGCTTGGCGTCCTTCTGCCCGACAACGTACTTGTCGAGTGCAGCGACGATCTCGCGTGGAGTGAGTTCGTCGAGCGCGATTTGTTCTTCTTCGGCGGTACCGGGTAGATAAATTGCCATATGAGAGCAGGTCTAAGGTGTTAGGTCTCAGGTGTCAGGAAATCTGAAAGGCGCCTCTCGCTGGCAACTCTTGATTTCCTGAGACCTAACACCTAAGACCTGACACCTGCCTTCCTAAAGCTCCTCAATCGTAACCTTGTCATTCGTATAGATGCACATGCGGCCGGCAATTTTCATGGCTTCTTCGGCAATCTCACGCGGCGAAAGCTTCGTGTGATCGGCGAGCGCTTGTGCAGCGGCTTGTGCAAACGGGCCACCGCTGCCGATTGCTGCAATGCCAGTGTCGGGTTCGATGACATCTCCATTGCCGCTCAGCAGGAACGTCTGTTCTTTGTCCGAGACCAGCAGCAGCGCTTCCAGATGGCGCAGCAGTTTATCTGTCCGCCATTCTTTTGCGAGTTCGACGGCGGAGCGTCCCAGGTTGCCGTGGTATTGGTCGAGCTTCGATTCGAAGCGGCTGAATAGGGAAAACGCGTCGGCGGTCGAGCCGGCGAATCCAGCGAGAATCTTGTCCTGATACAGACGCCTAATCTTCTTCGCGCCATGCTTGATGACGGAGTCGCCGAGCGTGACTTGGCCGTCTCCAGCCATCACGACCTTATTGTCGCGGCGGACACACAGGACCGTTGTCGATCTGATTCTGGGAGCCTTCGGCTCGGAGGTGCTGTGTCTGGGAGCTGGTACTGCTGGAATACTTTTTCTCATGAGCGCAATTCTTGATTATACAGCCTCGTGTGGGGCGGGCATCCCTGCCCGCCTCAACATGGTTCGACCCAGAGCCATGGGTATTCACCTGGACTCGCCGCAAGGCCTCTGCGAATCGGATTCTGCCGAATGTATTCGACCTTTTGTTTGAAGCTCTCGTTGGAACGCAGAACGTGATCGAAGGATTCGTCCTGCCATAGAGCCCCGGAGGCACCTGTAAGCATATTGATATGACGTGCGGAAGGGCCTTTGATGAGTTTGAGAATGTCTTTCAGCGGAAACGGCCATCCCTCCGCGTTCCGCATCGGGGTTAACAAGAGATGCACGTGCTCTGGCATGATCACGGCAGCGTGGAGATGCATGGTGCGGCCATTTCCCTTGAGACAATGATCTAGCACGAGAGACCGGGCGGCAGGGCTCAGCGGGTCTTTTGTCCGCTTGCAGAAGGTAACGAATAGGGGCCGGTCAAATTTCTGATAGTGCGGCAGTTTACGACGATAGTCGTAGGGGCCGGGCCGGAGACGAATCATCGGCACATCGTAGGCGGGAGGGCAGGTTATTTCTGTGATCGTGGCTACAACCGGATTGTGACAATGCCAGGCGGGCAGGAATGCCCGCCCCACACAACCATCCTGTAAAATTCATCTAGCGCACTGCGGAGCCAACCTTTTTGTCGTTTCTGGACGATTTAAACCCACA belongs to Acidobacteriota bacterium and includes:
- a CDS encoding YciI family protein, coding for MQYLLLIYGNEQSFGKMANPERDAILQEYGDFTKSIAQSGHYRGGNELAETSTATTVRVRDKKRLVTDGPFAETKEQLGGYYLVEAKDLDEAIALAARIPSARWGSIEVRPIIPHDMP
- the hslU gene encoding ATP-dependent protease ATPase subunit HslU: MAIYLPGTAEEEQIALDELTPREIVAALDKYVVGQKDAKRAVAIALRNRMRRQKLTPELAEEVIPKNIIMIGPTGVGKTEIARRLAKLANSPFLKVEASKFTEVGYVGRDVESMIRDLVEIAIEMIREEKLEDVADKAELNAEERLLDLLLPPTTPRPAETPQPGFVLEGNTPSGESHSRTREKLRQQLREGKLDDRQVEIETRERNFPSFEIISNQGVEEMDVNLKDMLPNIFGQRTKKRKMKVNEAFEYLIQEEEQRLIDMEQVTRTAIDRVENSGIIFLDEIDKIAGRESGHGPDVSREGVQRDILPIVEGTTVNTRYGMVRTDHILFVAAGAFHVSKPSDLIPELQGRFPIRVELQSLTMEDFIRILTEPKSSLTKQYTALLETEGVKLEFTPDALDEIARFAFRVNEGTENIGARRLHTIMERVLDEISFEAPEKKGQTFTIDAAYVQKMLSEIVKDQDLSRYIL
- a CDS encoding RNA polymerase sigma factor → MDTSVERIYREESGRVLATLIRLLGSFDVAEEVMQDAFATALEQWPRQGIPDNPRAWLVSTAHHKAVDRFRRESCFNSKREELQKIAVLEQQLAESEDNMLRQPAEDGIGDDRLRLIFTCCHPALMLEAQVALTLRTLCGLSTEEIARAFLVPLATMSQRLVRAKQKIRDARIPYRVPPEGELAARLEAVMLVVYLVFNEGYSAISGDAAVRRELCSEAIRLGRLIRELLPGQSEAGALLALMLLHHSRRSARTDARGEVVLLEEQDRSLWSQQEIREGLGLVESALRGSPAGPYALQAAIAAIHAQAARAEETDWKQIVLLYQALLRVQPSPVVELNHAAAVAMAIGPAEGLRLLDGLEGKQELREYYLLPAARGDLLRRLRQWPEAALAYRRALALTSNEAARAFLSRRLAEMEARA
- a CDS encoding transposase, whose product is MGRAFLPAWHCHNPVVATITEITCPPAYDVPMIRLRPGPYDYRRKLPHYQKFDRPLFVTFCKRTKDPLSPAARSLVLDHCLKGNGRTMHLHAAVIMPEHVHLLLTPMRNAEGWPFPLKDILKLIKGPSARHINMLTGASGALWQDESFDHVLRSNESFKQKVEYIRQNPIRRGLAASPGEYPWLWVEPC
- the hslV gene encoding ATP-dependent protease subunit HslV — translated: MRKSIPAVPAPRHSTSEPKAPRIRSTTVLCVRRDNKVVMAGDGQVTLGDSVIKHGAKKIRRLYQDKILAGFAGSTADAFSLFSRFESKLDQYHGNLGRSAVELAKEWRTDKLLRHLEALLLVSDKEQTFLLSGNGDVIEPDTGIAAIGSGGPFAQAAAQALADHTKLSPREIAEEAMKIAGRMCIYTNDKVTIEEL
- a CDS encoding aspartate aminotransferase family protein — its product is MNMAATFDRNRLQSLMQREQTRFINENPKSKAIFERGKKSLLSGVPMNWMVKWAGAFPPVVREAQGAHFYDQDGHRYIDFCLGDTGAMTGHSPHAAVKALEEQARRGITLMLPSEDAVFVAEELQKRFGLAYWQFALTATDANRFSIRLARQITGRSKILVFNWCYHGSVDECFITLHPDGTSTSRRGNIGPPVDLSVTTRVVEFNDVPALEKALAHGDVACVLAEPAMTNVGIVHPVDGYHHALRELTRKYGTLLIIDETHTICAGPGGFTRAQNLDPDFLVFGKPIGAGVPGAAYGFTQQVADLIAKNYSLEDCDTGGIGGTLAGNALSLAAMRATLTKVLTPEAFDRMMPMAERWTAGVQKVINDFGMPWSVTRLGCRAEYLFGPNEPRNGTEAHDAMDFELERFMHLYAMNRGILLTPFHNMALMSPATAPEDVDQHSKVFREAVRELMG